One region of Qipengyuania sp. SS22 genomic DNA includes:
- a CDS encoding sensor histidine kinase, which yields MHRLANFDVSRQFLSQRSKIAAQVVFGAMCAAAMVGLRSLVDVWAPISGPFAMIYPTILLATLYGHWRAGVVAFTITFFWAWFFILPPSRSFLFADLTDPARVVLNATCALIVLVFAEAFRRAAHATMDEIRERADRRLTLLAELEHRTKNNFALVASMLELQKRRIPQRELHAPLDDAVGRVRTFADAYSALALEQSDDPDVAMKPYLEYLLDRIEGSSLPPSVRLFREIDQATLSPEEAVAIGLYLNEAVANACKYAFPDDRTGTIAVFFHARGDTWRFTIEDDGVGADAFTDPGGGLGSQLLAAFAAQAEATHHAGPVLNGFRTEMRKEDQSELA from the coding sequence ATGCACCGGCTCGCCAATTTCGATGTCAGTCGCCAGTTCCTCAGCCAGCGCAGCAAGATTGCCGCCCAAGTGGTGTTCGGGGCCATGTGCGCCGCGGCCATGGTCGGCCTGCGTTCGCTGGTCGACGTTTGGGCGCCGATCTCGGGGCCCTTCGCGATGATTTATCCGACGATCCTGCTCGCCACGCTCTACGGACATTGGCGCGCGGGCGTGGTCGCCTTTACGATCACCTTCTTCTGGGCGTGGTTTTTCATCCTGCCGCCATCGCGCTCGTTCCTGTTCGCCGATCTTACCGATCCCGCACGCGTCGTCCTCAATGCCACCTGTGCGCTGATCGTGCTCGTCTTCGCCGAGGCCTTTCGCCGTGCGGCGCATGCGACGATGGACGAAATCCGCGAACGCGCCGACCGGCGGCTGACATTGCTGGCCGAGCTCGAGCACCGCACGAAGAACAATTTCGCGCTGGTCGCCAGCATGCTCGAATTGCAGAAGCGGCGTATCCCGCAGCGCGAATTGCATGCCCCGCTCGACGACGCGGTGGGCCGCGTGCGGACCTTTGCCGATGCCTATTCGGCGCTGGCACTGGAACAGTCGGACGATCCCGATGTCGCGATGAAGCCCTATCTGGAATACCTCCTCGACCGGATCGAGGGATCGAGCCTTCCGCCATCGGTGCGCCTGTTTCGCGAGATCGACCAAGCGACGCTGAGCCCTGAAGAGGCGGTGGCAATCGGGCTCTATCTCAACGAAGCGGTCGCCAATGCGTGTAAATACGCCTTCCCCGACGACCGGACCGGCACGATCGCGGTGTTCTTCCACGCGCGCGGCGACACGTGGCGGTTCACTATCGAGGACGACGGCGTGGGCGCCGATGCCTTTACCGATCCGGGGGGCGGACTGGGCAGCCAATTGCTCGCCGCCTTTGCCGCCCAGGCCGAGGCGACGCACCATGCGGGGCCCGTGCTAAACGGTTTCCGCACGGAAATGCGCAAGGAAGACCAGTCCGAACTTGCGTAG
- a CDS encoding NAD(+) synthase has product MSGSATHPFYDMHTHGFVRLATSTPKVRTADIAYNAEGILETAHEAHAQHVDLLLYPELALSSYAIDDLHLQGALLDAVEAQIEAIIDASRKLSPVLVFGAPLRRNGRIYNCALVVARGELLGVVPKSFLPNYREYYEKRWFAHGRECVGLMIRCGAREVPFGTDLIFAANDLPGFTFGIEICEDFWAPNPPGTMAALAGATILLNLSASNIVIGKSDERHLLSRASSSRSVCAYAYSASGHGESTTDLAWDGQGMIYELGDLMAESVRFDLAPELCVTDIDTQRILSERMRMQTFNDAAEAAGRPEDWYRRIAFERAAPRADVGLNRPIRRFPFVPNRADKLDEDCYEAFNIQVDALMRRIQATRPKSLTIGISGGLDSTHALIVAAKAMDRLGRPRSDIHGYTLPGFATSDDTKSNAWRLMEAFGITAEEIDITPTARLMLENIGHAFADGEPVYDTTFENVQAGLRTDYLFRLAGQNGGWVIGTGDLSELALGWCTYGVGDHMSHYAVNSGVPKTLIQYLIGWATRTAQFDAGVDAVLTDILATEISPELVPAGEDGAIQSTESIIGPYELNDFFLHHIIRWGQKPSHVAFLAWHAWKQADAGLWPIDFPEQAKNEYDLATIAEWLEKFLKRFFGFSQFKRSAIPNGPKVSAGGALSPRGDWRAPSDAVADTWIAELAAALPPRDGD; this is encoded by the coding sequence ATGAGCGGAAGCGCCACGCATCCCTTTTACGACATGCACACGCATGGCTTCGTCCGCCTCGCGACGAGTACGCCCAAGGTGCGCACGGCGGACATCGCCTATAATGCCGAGGGCATTCTCGAGACCGCGCACGAGGCGCATGCGCAGCATGTCGACCTGCTGCTCTACCCTGAACTGGCGCTGTCCTCCTATGCAATCGACGATCTGCATTTACAGGGCGCATTGCTCGATGCGGTCGAAGCGCAGATCGAGGCGATCATCGACGCATCGCGCAAGCTTAGTCCGGTGCTGGTCTTCGGCGCGCCGCTGCGCCGCAATGGCCGAATCTACAACTGTGCGCTGGTCGTTGCGCGGGGCGAGCTGCTTGGCGTGGTGCCCAAGAGCTTCCTGCCCAACTATCGCGAATATTACGAGAAGCGCTGGTTCGCGCATGGCCGTGAATGTGTCGGCCTGATGATCCGCTGTGGTGCCCGAGAAGTACCTTTCGGTACCGATCTGATCTTTGCCGCCAACGATCTGCCGGGGTTCACCTTCGGTATCGAGATATGCGAAGATTTCTGGGCGCCCAATCCGCCCGGTACCATGGCTGCGCTGGCGGGGGCGACGATCCTGCTCAATCTTTCGGCATCGAACATCGTCATCGGCAAGTCGGACGAGCGCCATTTGCTCAGCCGCGCAAGCTCGAGCCGGTCGGTCTGCGCCTACGCCTATTCGGCCAGCGGGCATGGCGAAAGCACCACCGACCTCGCGTGGGACGGTCAGGGGATGATCTACGAGCTGGGCGATCTGATGGCCGAAAGCGTGCGCTTCGATCTCGCGCCCGAACTGTGCGTCACCGATATCGATACGCAGCGCATTCTCTCCGAGCGGATGCGCATGCAGACCTTCAACGATGCCGCCGAGGCCGCCGGACGGCCCGAGGACTGGTACCGGCGGATCGCATTCGAGCGCGCCGCGCCGCGCGCAGACGTCGGTCTCAACCGCCCGATCCGCCGGTTTCCCTTCGTGCCCAATCGCGCCGACAAGCTCGATGAGGATTGCTACGAAGCGTTCAACATCCAGGTCGATGCGCTCATGCGGCGGATCCAGGCAACCCGGCCGAAAAGCCTGACCATCGGTATCTCGGGCGGGCTCGACAGCACGCATGCGCTGATCGTCGCGGCGAAGGCGATGGACCGGCTGGGCCGTCCGCGCAGCGATATCCATGGCTATACTTTGCCCGGCTTCGCCACTTCGGACGATACCAAGTCGAACGCCTGGCGGCTGATGGAAGCGTTCGGCATCACTGCCGAGGAAATCGACATTACGCCCACCGCGCGGCTGATGCTCGAAAACATCGGCCATGCATTTGCCGATGGCGAACCGGTCTATGACACGACTTTCGAAAACGTTCAGGCGGGCTTGCGCACCGATTATCTCTTCCGCCTGGCCGGGCAGAACGGCGGGTGGGTCATCGGCACCGGCGATCTCAGCGAGCTGGCGCTGGGGTGGTGTACCTATGGCGTGGGCGATCACATGAGCCATTATGCGGTCAATTCGGGCGTGCCCAAGACGCTGATCCAGTATCTGATCGGCTGGGCCACGCGGACCGCGCAGTTCGATGCGGGCGTCGACGCCGTGCTGACCGACATCCTCGCCACAGAGATCAGCCCCGAACTGGTTCCGGCAGGCGAAGACGGTGCGATCCAGAGCACCGAGTCGATCATCGGCCCCTACGAACTGAACGACTTTTTCCTTCACCACATCATCCGCTGGGGCCAGAAACCCAGCCATGTCGCCTTCCTCGCATGGCATGCCTGGAAGCAGGCGGACGCCGGGCTGTGGCCGATCGACTTCCCCGAGCAGGCGAAGAACGAATATGATCTCGCCACGATCGCGGAGTGGCTGGAGAAGTTTCTCAAGCGCTTCTTCGGCTTCAGCCAGTTCAAACGCAGCGCGATACCCAACGGGCCCAAGGTCAGCGCGGGCGGCGCGCTGAGCCCGCGGGGCGACTGGCGCGCGCCCAGCGATGCCGTAGCCGACACGTGGATCGCCGAACTTGCCGCAGCGCTCCCGCCGCGGGATGGTGACTGA
- a CDS encoding DMT family transporter translates to MSARALLVMMMCNIVWALNIVVSKVAIVDLASPPLFYALLRSLIVAIVLIPLLRPLPENLGRVLLIGLAISGGSFALLFMGLVTASPSAAGVVSLTGAPMTVLFAILFLGERIRWRRGLGIGLAFGGVLFAMAGENQMETSTGLLLVFISAVVGALGTVFVKRLDLSSIRLQAWAALASVAVLLPLTAVMESGQVASLATSPWKLAACLFFAAIVVSVGAHTAYYRMLREYDANLIVPLTLFTPILTIVFGAWLTGDAIGGRLVVGGGIALAGVAIIVLRPSKTFTRRFLVRPRF, encoded by the coding sequence ATGTCGGCGCGGGCCTTGTTGGTAATGATGATGTGTAACATCGTCTGGGCGCTCAATATCGTGGTCAGCAAAGTGGCGATCGTCGACCTTGCCTCGCCGCCGCTGTTCTATGCGCTGCTGCGCTCGCTTATCGTGGCGATCGTGCTCATCCCGCTGCTGCGGCCGCTGCCTGAAAATCTCGGGCGTGTGTTGCTCATCGGTCTGGCGATCAGCGGAGGATCCTTCGCCCTGCTGTTCATGGGGTTGGTCACGGCCAGTCCCTCGGCTGCCGGGGTCGTCAGCCTGACCGGCGCGCCGATGACGGTGCTGTTCGCGATCCTGTTCCTAGGTGAGCGTATCCGCTGGCGCCGCGGGCTTGGCATCGGCCTCGCATTCGGCGGTGTGCTGTTCGCCATGGCGGGCGAAAACCAGATGGAGACCAGCACCGGCCTGTTGCTGGTATTCATTTCCGCCGTGGTGGGGGCGCTCGGGACGGTCTTCGTCAAGCGGCTCGACCTGTCATCGATCCGGTTGCAGGCTTGGGCGGCGCTTGCCTCGGTAGCGGTGCTGCTGCCGCTGACCGCGGTGATGGAAAGCGGGCAGGTCGCGTCGCTTGCCACCTCACCGTGGAAGCTCGCTGCATGTCTGTTCTTCGCCGCAATCGTCGTGTCGGTCGGCGCGCACACCGCCTATTACCGGATGCTGCGCGAATACGATGCCAATCTGATCGTGCCGTTGACGCTGTTCACGCCGATCCTGACCATCGTCTTCGGTGCGTGGTTGACGGGGGACGCGATCGGCGGGCGGTTGGTCGTCGGCGGCGGCATCGCGCTGGCCGGGGTCGCCATCATCGTGCTGCGGCCGAGCAAAACCTTCACCCGCCGCTTCCTCGTCCGCCCGCGGTTCTGA
- a CDS encoding branched-chain amino acid aminotransferase, whose product MDFEHLPHPAPVPGETRQQALLDPGFGKLFTDHMVVIDYDADKGGWHQATLGAREPISLDPAAAVLHYAQEIFEGMKAYKQEDGSLALFRPEQNARRFNESARRMAMPELPEEMFLESIRQLVTRDRDWVPTIPDGALYLRPFMFASEAFLGVRPARQYKYVLIASPVGGYFKAGAQSVKIWVSRNYTRAAPGGTGAAKTGGNYAASLVPQAEGIANGCDQVVFLDAVEKKWVEELGGMNLFFVFDDGSVVTPPLTGTILPGITRDSLIQLLREEGLQVREEPYSIDQWRVDATTGRLLETMACGTAAVVTAVGTVLGPDGEFTIGSGGTGQMTNKVREKLVGIQKGAVADTHGWTVKLG is encoded by the coding sequence ATGGATTTCGAGCACCTTCCCCACCCCGCCCCCGTCCCTGGCGAAACCCGTCAGCAGGCGCTTCTCGACCCCGGTTTCGGCAAGCTGTTCACCGATCACATGGTCGTGATCGACTACGATGCCGACAAGGGCGGATGGCACCAGGCGACGCTGGGCGCGCGCGAGCCGATCAGCCTCGATCCGGCAGCGGCCGTGCTGCATTACGCGCAGGAAATCTTCGAAGGCATGAAAGCCTACAAGCAGGAAGACGGCTCGCTCGCGCTCTTCCGGCCCGAGCAGAACGCGCGGCGCTTCAATGAAAGCGCGCGGCGGATGGCGATGCCCGAACTGCCCGAGGAAATGTTTCTCGAATCGATCCGCCAGCTGGTCACCCGCGACCGCGACTGGGTGCCGACGATTCCCGATGGCGCGCTCTACCTGCGGCCGTTCATGTTCGCCTCCGAAGCCTTCCTCGGCGTGCGGCCCGCGCGGCAGTACAAATATGTCCTGATCGCATCGCCCGTCGGCGGCTATTTCAAGGCGGGCGCGCAATCGGTGAAGATCTGGGTCAGCCGCAATTACACCCGCGCCGCCCCGGGCGGCACCGGCGCGGCCAAGACGGGCGGGAATTATGCCGCCAGCCTCGTCCCGCAGGCCGAAGGCATTGCCAATGGCTGCGACCAGGTCGTCTTCCTCGACGCGGTGGAGAAGAAATGGGTCGAGGAACTGGGCGGGATGAACCTGTTTTTCGTGTTCGACGACGGCAGCGTGGTCACGCCGCCGCTGACGGGTACGATCCTGCCTGGCATCACCCGCGACAGCCTGATCCAGCTGCTGCGGGAAGAAGGGCTCCAAGTGCGCGAGGAGCCTTACAGCATCGACCAGTGGCGCGTGGATGCCACCACGGGGCGCCTGCTCGAGACCATGGCCTGCGGCACTGCCGCAGTGGTCACCGCGGTCGGCACGGTGCTTGGCCCCGACGGCGAATTCACCATCGGTAGCGGTGGTACGGGCCAGATGACCAACAAGGTCCGCGAGAAGCTGGTCGGCATCCAGAAGGGTGCCGTTGCCGATACCCACGGCTGGACAGTGAAACTCGGCTGA
- a CDS encoding TlyA family RNA methyltransferase, producing the protein MLVDRGLVESRTRAQALVMAGLVFTGEQKLAKPGQQLAHDVPLDVRGRDHPWVSRGGIKLAHAIEQFGLDPKGVTAMDIGSSTGGFTDVLLQGGAEHVFAVDSGTNQLAWKLRQDERVTVLEQTSARILTPEMIDRACDWVVCDASFIGLAKVLDRPLQLAAPHCRLVALIKPQFEVGREEVGKKGVVSDPALHRRVCDEMREWVEGLGFAVQGIVESPITGPEGNVEFLISAERTPPRD; encoded by the coding sequence ATGCTGGTAGACCGCGGGCTCGTGGAGAGCCGCACGCGCGCGCAGGCGCTGGTCATGGCCGGGTTGGTTTTCACCGGCGAACAGAAATTGGCGAAGCCGGGGCAGCAGCTTGCCCATGATGTCCCGCTCGACGTGCGCGGGCGCGATCATCCCTGGGTTTCGCGCGGCGGGATCAAGCTGGCGCACGCGATCGAACAGTTCGGTCTCGATCCCAAGGGTGTCACTGCAATGGACATCGGGAGTTCGACCGGCGGCTTCACCGACGTGCTGTTGCAGGGCGGGGCGGAGCATGTCTTCGCAGTCGACAGCGGGACCAACCAGCTGGCGTGGAAGCTGCGGCAGGACGAACGCGTCACCGTGCTCGAACAGACCAGCGCACGCATCCTCACACCCGAAATGATCGACCGGGCGTGCGACTGGGTGGTGTGCGATGCCAGCTTTATCGGGCTGGCCAAGGTGCTCGACCGTCCGCTCCAGCTTGCGGCGCCGCACTGCCGCTTGGTCGCATTGATCAAGCCGCAATTCGAGGTCGGACGCGAGGAAGTGGGCAAGAAGGGCGTAGTCAGCGATCCCGCGCTGCACCGGCGGGTCTGCGACGAAATGCGCGAGTGGGTCGAGGGACTGGGCTTCGCGGTGCAAGGCATCGTGGAAAGCCCGATCACAGGCCCCGAAGGCAATGTCGAATTCCTGATCAGCGCCGAAAGAACCCCGCCGCGCGATTGA
- a CDS encoding acyl-CoA carboxylase subunit beta, translating into MSANIAEMERRRDAAKMGGGQKRIDAQHAKGKLTARERLDILLDEGSFEELDTYVEHDCVDFGMQDQKIPGDGVVTGSGTINGRLVYVFSQDFTVFGGSLSKRHAEKICKVMDTAMKVGAPVIGLNDSGGARIQEGVASLGGYAEVFQRNVLASGVVPQISLIMGPCAGGAVYSPAMTDFIFMVEDSSYMFVTGPDVVKTVTNEVVTQEELGGAKTHTTKTSVADNSFENDIETLLATRDFFDYLPLSNREDVPERPTSDAWDREEPSLDTLIPDNANQPYDMHEVIRKTLDEGDFFEVQPGHAANIICGFGRVEGRTVGVVANQPMVLAGVLDINSSKKAARFVRFCDAFEIPILTFVDVPGFLPGTSQEHNGIIKHGAKLLFAYAEATVPKITVITRKAYGGAYDVMASKHLRGDLNYAWPTAEIAVMGAKGAVEIIFRQDRDNPDKIAEKTKEYEDRFANPFVAASRGYIDEVIYPHSTRKRIALGLRKLRTKQLENPWKKHDNIPL; encoded by the coding sequence ATGTCCGCCAATATCGCCGAAATGGAACGCCGCCGCGATGCCGCCAAGATGGGCGGCGGGCAGAAGCGGATCGACGCACAGCATGCCAAGGGCAAGCTGACCGCGCGCGAACGGCTCGATATCCTGCTGGACGAAGGCAGCTTCGAGGAACTCGACACCTATGTCGAGCATGACTGCGTCGACTTCGGTATGCAGGACCAGAAGATCCCCGGCGACGGCGTGGTCACCGGGTCGGGCACGATCAACGGCCGGCTGGTCTATGTCTTCAGCCAGGATTTCACCGTCTTCGGCGGCTCGCTATCGAAGCGCCATGCGGAGAAGATCTGCAAGGTGATGGACACCGCGATGAAGGTCGGGGCGCCGGTCATCGGCCTCAACGACAGCGGCGGCGCGCGCATCCAGGAAGGCGTCGCCAGCCTCGGCGGCTATGCCGAGGTGTTCCAGCGCAACGTGCTCGCCAGCGGCGTGGTGCCGCAGATCAGCCTGATCATGGGGCCGTGCGCGGGCGGGGCGGTCTACAGCCCGGCGATGACCGACTTCATCTTCATGGTCGAAGACAGCAGCTACATGTTCGTCACCGGCCCCGATGTCGTGAAAACGGTGACCAATGAGGTCGTCACGCAGGAGGAACTGGGCGGCGCGAAGACGCATACGACCAAGACCAGCGTGGCGGACAACAGCTTCGAGAACGATATCGAGACGCTGCTCGCGACGCGCGATTTCTTCGATTACCTGCCGCTGTCGAACCGCGAGGATGTGCCCGAGCGCCCGACGAGCGATGCCTGGGACCGCGAGGAGCCGAGCCTCGACACGCTGATCCCCGACAACGCCAACCAGCCCTACGACATGCACGAAGTCATCCGTAAGACGCTGGACGAAGGCGATTTCTTCGAAGTGCAGCCGGGCCATGCGGCGAACATCATCTGCGGCTTCGGCCGGGTCGAGGGGCGCACGGTGGGCGTGGTTGCAAACCAGCCGATGGTGCTGGCGGGCGTGCTCGACATCAATTCATCGAAGAAGGCCGCGCGGTTCGTGCGCTTCTGCGATGCCTTCGAAATTCCGATCCTGACCTTCGTCGACGTGCCCGGCTTCCTTCCCGGCACCAGCCAAGAGCATAACGGCATCATCAAGCACGGCGCGAAGCTATTGTTCGCCTATGCCGAGGCGACCGTGCCCAAGATCACCGTGATCACCCGCAAGGCCTATGGAGGCGCCTATGACGTGATGGCCTCCAAGCACCTGCGCGGCGACCTCAACTACGCCTGGCCCACCGCCGAGATCGCGGTGATGGGCGCCAAGGGCGCGGTGGAAATCATCTTCCGCCAGGACCGCGACAATCCCGACAAGATCGCCGAGAAGACCAAGGAATACGAAGACCGCTTCGCCAACCCCTTCGTGGCGGCAAGCCGCGGCTATATCGACGAGGTGATCTACCCGCACTCGACCCGCAAGCGGATTGCGCTGGGGCTACGCAAGCTGCGGACCAAGCAGCTCGAGAACCCGTGGAAGAAGCACGACAATATTCCGCTGTGA
- the mce gene encoding methylmalonyl-CoA epimerase, translating into MKLGRLNHIGVATPSIAESLRYYRDVMGATLTHEPFDLEEQGVKVCFVDTPGQDGTHGTQIELIEPLGEQSTLTGFLAKNPAGGQHHLCYEVEDIEEARAWFEGLGKRILGPTRIGAHGTPIFFLHPKDMMGQLTEIMETPKDDAHWSN; encoded by the coding sequence ATGAAACTCGGCCGTCTCAATCATATCGGCGTCGCGACGCCTTCGATCGCGGAATCGCTGCGCTATTACCGCGATGTCATGGGCGCGACGCTTACGCATGAGCCCTTCGACCTTGAAGAGCAGGGCGTGAAGGTCTGTTTCGTCGATACGCCCGGGCAGGATGGCACCCACGGCACGCAGATCGAGCTGATCGAGCCGCTGGGCGAGCAGTCCACGCTCACCGGTTTCCTCGCCAAGAACCCCGCCGGAGGGCAGCACCACCTGTGCTACGAGGTCGAGGATATCGAAGAGGCCCGCGCGTGGTTCGAAGGGCTGGGCAAGCGCATTCTCGGCCCCACGCGCATTGGCGCGCATGGTACGCCGATCTTCTTCCTCCACCCCAAGGACATGATGGGCCAGCTGACCGAAATCATGGAAACGCCCAAGGACGACGCGCACTGGTCGAACTAA
- a CDS encoding glutathione S-transferase family protein produces MLFYDSPNPAPNPRRVRIFAAEKGIELPSKEVSIPKREQKAEDFVAKNPRGQTPILELDDGTVIAESVAIMRYLEAEHPEPPLFGTTAREIAEIEMWCRRAEMILMPPVGAVWVHTHPFTAALPGRNAEWGEANRPRVAEAMRFFDESLEGRDYLADETFTAADILLLTTVDFAKFVGLAMPGECSALAAWHDRVSARPSAAA; encoded by the coding sequence ATGCTTTTCTACGACAGTCCCAACCCGGCGCCCAATCCGCGCCGCGTGCGTATCTTTGCCGCCGAGAAGGGCATCGAGCTGCCGAGTAAGGAAGTGTCGATCCCCAAGCGCGAGCAGAAGGCGGAGGACTTCGTCGCCAAGAACCCGCGCGGGCAGACGCCGATCCTCGAGCTCGACGACGGCACGGTGATCGCCGAAAGCGTCGCGATCATGCGCTATCTCGAGGCCGAGCATCCCGAGCCGCCGCTGTTCGGCACCACCGCGCGCGAAATCGCGGAAATTGAGATGTGGTGCCGCCGGGCCGAGATGATCCTCATGCCGCCGGTCGGCGCCGTGTGGGTGCATACGCATCCCTTCACAGCAGCCCTGCCGGGGCGCAATGCGGAGTGGGGCGAGGCCAACCGGCCGCGCGTGGCCGAAGCGATGCGCTTCTTCGACGAATCGCTGGAGGGGCGCGATTACCTTGCTGACGAGACATTTACCGCGGCGGATATCCTGCTGCTGACGACTGTCGACTTCGCCAAGTTCGTCGGGCTCGCAATGCCCGGGGAATGTTCGGCGCTTGCCGCATGGCATGATCGCGTGTCGGCACGGCCCAGCGCGGCCGCCTGA